One segment of Pyrococcus sp. ST04 DNA contains the following:
- a CDS encoding TIGR00269 family protein → MKCSKCGREAVYFARYEGRYYCHKHFNELVEGKVKRTIRKYRMIRRGERIGVAVSGGKDSVVLMHLLAKLRKKFPFELVAITIDEGIKGYRDKSVEVAKKNAELLGIEHHIYRFKDYIGFTLDETVEIMGPRGERVGACSYCGVWRRWLLNKAAEELKVDKLALGLNLDDEVQVFLMNLMRGDIARLGRTGPYYEVIHEGLIPRIKPLREVPEKEIVLYAVLNNIEVDLSECPYAVEAFRAEIRDWLNEMEEKHPGTKYQLLRSYDKLFPLLAKTYAKEVKLNRCKICGQPTSGEICKACMFRLQVQQKAKERGFNFKLTAAKD, encoded by the coding sequence ATGAAGTGCTCAAAGTGTGGAAGAGAAGCAGTATACTTTGCAAGATATGAAGGGAGGTATTATTGTCACAAACACTTTAACGAGCTAGTGGAGGGTAAGGTCAAGAGAACTATTAGAAAGTACAGAATGATAAGAAGAGGAGAAAGAATCGGCGTGGCTGTCAGCGGAGGAAAAGACAGCGTTGTCCTAATGCACCTGCTCGCAAAGCTAAGAAAAAAATTCCCCTTCGAGCTAGTCGCGATAACGATAGACGAGGGAATAAAAGGGTACAGAGACAAAAGTGTCGAAGTTGCGAAGAAAAATGCAGAGCTCCTTGGAATAGAGCATCACATATACAGGTTTAAGGATTACATAGGCTTTACTCTAGATGAAACCGTTGAGATAATGGGGCCAAGAGGAGAGAGAGTTGGTGCATGTTCCTACTGTGGAGTTTGGAGAAGGTGGCTCCTTAACAAGGCCGCAGAAGAGCTCAAAGTAGATAAACTTGCTCTAGGTCTAAATCTAGATGATGAAGTCCAAGTATTTCTAATGAACTTGATGAGAGGAGATATAGCCAGGCTAGGGAGAACTGGCCCTTATTATGAAGTTATCCATGAAGGGCTTATCCCAAGGATAAAACCCCTAAGAGAGGTCCCCGAAAAGGAGATAGTCTTGTACGCCGTTCTGAATAACATTGAGGTAGATTTAAGTGAGTGCCCCTACGCCGTTGAGGCATTCAGAGCCGAGATAAGGGACTGGCTTAACGAGATGGAAGAGAAGCACCCTGGAACCAAGTACCAACTCCTAAGGAGCTATGATAAATTGTTCCCCTTACTTGCGAAAACCTACGCCAAGGAGGTAAAGCTAAACCGTTGTAAAATATGTGGCCAACCAACAAGTGGAGAGATCTGCAAAGCCTGCATGTTCAGGCTTCAAGTTCAGCAAAAAGCCAAGGAGAGGGGGTTTAACTTTAAACTAACTGCGGCAAAGGATTGA
- a CDS encoding TIGR04140 family protein: MIIETPIPIKELEDIKRKSKANVIVFLVEKVERNGIILNRVQILGPKEEIEKFINTLKLARAGG, encoded by the coding sequence ATGATAATCGAGACTCCTATCCCTATTAAAGAGCTTGAGGATATTAAGAGGAAAAGTAAGGCAAATGTAATAGTGTTCCTTGTTGAAAAGGTTGAAAGAAACGGTATTATTCTAAATCGCGTTCAAATTTTAGGACCTAAGGAGGAGATAGAAAAGTTCATCAACACACTAAAACTGGCAAGAGCCGGAGGATAA
- a CDS encoding glycosyltransferase family 39 protein, giving the protein MRSKVALLGIFTFAFLLQLLTFPPWNTLTYDGALYICIARSLTQGITNFTYQGIYMMYRPPLYPYTLSLFFHFINDPLFQLKVARIISAVFFAMTATLTYKFAGEIFEGKNVEGILATLFFIFNGLALTMGGRELVHSEFTFFYTLAVYLFYTGRKLKKPKRIYGAFISAGLAILTRYTGLSIVGVFLAYLWIIDDLKWVRKKEYLIGFFLLFLTLLPWLYMGHLYYGGFLRPFEIANRVVTLDKPTSVVQFLSLLIEDVGIVLPVLAVFGLLLLEKDEKGWLLISWVLVGFGMIMMVIHKETRFITFLSPALGILVAYFIHKASLLINFFRRDKIKQEVIAIVLGIILLIPIAQAGFSLKNRWNSFGVYDSEVLLFASKNYPASSILVSPSLYTMAGFYYPGAKVDMILNKEAVRDKILNGYYEVVIYKGEGPYLNLVKERYKLVKEFYGGKFKVFIKD; this is encoded by the coding sequence ATGAGATCAAAAGTTGCTCTACTCGGGATATTTACATTTGCCTTTCTCCTACAACTCTTGACCTTTCCCCCTTGGAACACTCTGACATATGACGGAGCTCTGTATATATGTATAGCGAGAAGCCTAACCCAAGGAATAACAAACTTCACATACCAGGGGATTTATATGATGTATAGACCACCCCTTTACCCTTATACACTTTCTCTCTTCTTCCACTTCATTAATGATCCCCTCTTCCAGCTTAAAGTCGCTAGAATTATATCTGCAGTGTTCTTTGCAATGACCGCAACGTTAACATACAAATTTGCAGGGGAAATATTTGAGGGAAAGAACGTTGAAGGAATTCTAGCAACCTTGTTTTTCATTTTTAATGGACTAGCATTGACAATGGGAGGAAGAGAGCTAGTTCACAGTGAATTCACATTCTTCTATACACTAGCTGTATATCTCTTTTACACCGGAAGAAAGCTTAAAAAACCAAAGAGAATCTATGGAGCGTTTATATCCGCTGGCTTGGCTATATTAACAAGATACACAGGGCTTTCAATAGTTGGAGTTTTTCTGGCATATCTTTGGATTATAGACGATCTTAAGTGGGTAAGAAAAAAGGAATATTTAATTGGATTTTTCCTTCTGTTTCTAACACTACTCCCCTGGCTTTACATGGGGCACCTTTACTATGGAGGATTCCTGAGGCCTTTTGAAATAGCCAACAGAGTCGTCACTCTTGACAAGCCAACTTCAGTAGTTCAATTCTTATCCCTCCTAATAGAGGATGTCGGGATAGTTCTCCCAGTTCTTGCAGTCTTCGGATTACTGTTGTTGGAAAAAGATGAGAAAGGATGGTTGCTGATAAGTTGGGTTCTCGTTGGATTCGGAATGATAATGATGGTTATTCACAAAGAGACTAGATTCATAACATTTCTCTCCCCTGCCCTGGGAATACTTGTTGCATACTTCATTCATAAGGCATCGTTGTTGATCAATTTTTTCAGGAGAGATAAGATAAAACAGGAAGTAATTGCCATTGTTCTTGGAATTATCTTACTAATACCCATTGCACAGGCAGGTTTCTCTTTGAAGAACAGATGGAACTCTTTTGGAGTCTATGATTCCGAAGTTCTACTATTCGCTAGTAAGAATTATCCTGCATCCAGTATTCTCGTTTCCCCAAGTCTCTATACAATGGCAGGCTTCTACTATCCGGGAGCCAAAGTGGATATGATACTAAATAAGGAAGCCGTTAGGGACAAGATATTGAACGGATATTATGAAGTGGTAATCTATAAGGGAGAAGGTCCATATTTGAACCTTGTTAAAGAAAGATACAAGCTTGTCAAAGAATTCTATGGAGGAAAATTCAAGGTCTTCATAAAGGATTAG
- a CDS encoding PadR family transcriptional regulator, producing the protein MILKRDVAKKFKRDIRAGLYAYLILLLLERKGEIHGYGIRKELEEVSGGKIVPSEGTLYDLLKRLKKYGLVEDYWAEVGGRERRYYRITDLGKSVLRELDGEILSIISIIEHVKKEN; encoded by the coding sequence GTGATTTTGAAAAGAGACGTTGCCAAAAAGTTCAAAAGAGACATAAGAGCTGGTTTATATGCTTATTTAATTTTATTGCTCCTTGAAAGAAAGGGAGAAATACACGGATATGGGATAAGAAAGGAGCTTGAGGAGGTTAGTGGAGGTAAGATAGTGCCAAGTGAGGGAACCCTATATGATCTGCTTAAGAGGTTAAAGAAGTATGGTTTGGTTGAAGATTACTGGGCAGAGGTTGGTGGTAGAGAAAGGAGATATTACAGAATAACGGATCTTGGAAAATCTGTTCTTAGAGAATTGGATGGAGAAATATTGTCAATAATTTCAATCATAGAGCATGTAAAAAAGGAGAACTAA
- a CDS encoding heavy metal-binding domain-containing protein: MEIMVVTTPEIPGYRIVEVKGIARGGIVMATHLGRDIMAFLRNIKGGEVKEYTQMMAQAREEALKRMIIHAKELGANAVVNVRFATSNVGSSMAEVYAYGTAVVVEREE, from the coding sequence ATGGAGATAATGGTTGTGACAACTCCTGAGATCCCGGGCTATAGGATAGTTGAAGTTAAGGGAATAGCAAGGGGAGGAATAGTTATGGCGACACATCTTGGAAGGGATATAATGGCCTTTCTAAGAAACATTAAGGGTGGTGAAGTAAAGGAGTACACCCAGATGATGGCTCAGGCCAGGGAAGAGGCTCTAAAGAGAATGATAATTCACGCAAAAGAGCTAGGAGCAAATGCCGTTGTGAATGTTAGGTTTGCAACTTCGAACGTTGGTTCTAGTATGGCTGAGGTTTATGCATATGGGACTGCCGTCGTCGTTGAGAGGGAGGAGTAA
- a CDS encoding SDR family oxidoreductase produces the protein MIVLITGSSSGIGLELARIFLNKGFEVIGVSRREVSLGERYTHIVADLSRFEGIIKVREALGEKKIDIMINNAGFGIVKPLLQHTWDEIEEIFRVNTISPVVLTKELLGNLKKGSTVVFVISGAAFVKTLDMPAYGASKSALHYLATILSSELKERGIKVLRVYPKQVNTDFWKGNAPRGSLDPKDVAMRIVRAIEEGKEEVFIPWYIGLSKHFPIKYRLYQD, from the coding sequence ATGATTGTCCTGATAACAGGTTCATCTTCTGGAATAGGGCTAGAATTGGCTAGAATATTCCTCAATAAGGGGTTTGAAGTTATTGGCGTGAGTAGGAGGGAAGTTTCCCTAGGCGAGAGATACACTCACATAGTTGCCGATCTTTCGAGGTTTGAAGGAATAATTAAAGTTAGAGAAGCTTTGGGGGAAAAGAAAATAGATATCATGATTAATAATGCTGGTTTTGGGATAGTTAAGCCTCTTCTCCAGCATACATGGGATGAAATTGAAGAGATTTTCAGAGTTAACACAATATCCCCTGTAGTTTTAACAAAGGAGTTGCTGGGCAATCTAAAGAAGGGCTCTACGGTTGTTTTTGTGATAAGTGGTGCTGCATTTGTGAAAACACTTGATATGCCCGCGTATGGAGCTTCCAAATCGGCTCTTCACTATCTTGCAACTATACTATCGAGTGAATTGAAGGAGAGAGGAATTAAGGTTCTCAGGGTTTATCCCAAGCAAGTAAATACTGATTTTTGGAAAGGAAATGCTCCGAGAGGATCTTTAGATCCTAAGGATGTTGCGATGAGGATAGTGAGGGCTATAGAAGAGGGGAAAGAGGAAGTTTTCATACCTTGGTATATAGGTCTTTCGAAGCACTTCCCAATAAAATACAGATTGTACCAGGATTAA
- a CDS encoding fumarate hydratase: protein MDVVDAIVEGIRLAVTKIPEDVIDALKSAYEKEESDVARYNLELILRAIEISRENSIPVCQDTGTPIFFVKVGEDFTVKELSRAIKEAVNRATEEIPLRPNAISLLTGKVIGNSPEIHFEEGRTTRISILMKGGGSENCSSLFTLTPAQGFEGVKEEVIKRVRKCGGKPCPPVILGIGIASPAEKAMRLAKIALLRKIGERSKHKMIANLEREILREVNSLGIGPMGLGGKTTALDVKIEVETRHPASFIAALSVQCWAHRRAFIEFTDGGVRIWQ from the coding sequence ATGGATGTAGTGGATGCCATTGTAGAAGGGATAAGGCTCGCGGTAACTAAAATTCCCGAAGATGTCATTGATGCATTGAAAAGTGCATATGAAAAGGAAGAAAGTGACGTTGCTAGGTATAATTTAGAACTTATTCTTAGAGCAATAGAGATATCTAGAGAAAATTCAATCCCAGTCTGTCAAGATACTGGGACACCCATATTTTTTGTCAAAGTTGGAGAAGATTTCACTGTAAAGGAGCTATCAAGAGCAATAAAGGAAGCCGTAAACAGGGCTACCGAAGAAATTCCCCTCAGACCAAACGCAATATCCCTCCTCACTGGCAAGGTCATAGGAAATTCCCCTGAGATACACTTTGAGGAGGGGAGAACTACTAGGATATCAATACTAATGAAGGGAGGAGGAAGTGAAAACTGTTCTTCCCTCTTCACTCTAACACCTGCCCAAGGGTTTGAAGGAGTCAAAGAGGAAGTCATCAAAAGAGTTAGGAAATGCGGGGGAAAACCTTGCCCTCCTGTAATATTGGGAATAGGAATCGCAAGTCCAGCTGAAAAGGCAATGAGGCTCGCAAAGATTGCTCTCCTCAGGAAAATCGGAGAAAGAAGCAAACACAAAATGATAGCCAATCTCGAAAGAGAGATACTTAGAGAAGTAAACTCCCTTGGAATTGGACCAATGGGGCTTGGAGGGAAAACAACGGCCTTAGATGTTAAAATCGAAGTAGAAACTAGGCATCCTGCAAGCTTTATTGCAGCCCTTTCAGTTCAGTGTTGGGCCCACAGAAGGGCCTTTATAGAGTTCACAGATGGGGGTGTTAGGATTTGGCAATAA
- a CDS encoding FumA C-terminus/TtdB family hydratase beta subunit, giving the protein MAIKLTTPLDIEDVLKLKVGDRVLLSGTIYTARDLAHKRFLTKGFPFNPEGAVIYHCGPLVKNTTIISAGPTTSARMNPYLESIFRAGVRGVIGKGGMKVEPFKGRAVYFAFPGGAGSLAREFIVRIRNVYWRDLGMADAVWELEVRNMPLLVAIDAHGRSLYREP; this is encoded by the coding sequence TTGGCAATAAAGCTTACCACACCTCTAGACATTGAGGATGTCCTTAAGCTGAAAGTTGGGGATAGAGTACTCCTAAGTGGAACTATATATACAGCTAGAGACCTTGCCCACAAGAGATTTCTTACGAAGGGATTCCCATTTAATCCCGAAGGTGCCGTTATATACCACTGCGGGCCTTTGGTTAAGAATACAACGATAATATCAGCAGGCCCAACCACGAGTGCTAGGATGAATCCCTATTTAGAGTCTATATTTAGGGCCGGTGTAAGAGGTGTCATCGGAAAGGGCGGCATGAAGGTCGAGCCCTTTAAAGGAAGAGCTGTATATTTTGCATTCCCTGGAGGAGCAGGAAGTCTGGCGAGAGAGTTTATTGTCAGAATAAGAAACGTATACTGGAGAGATCTTGGAATGGCAGATGCCGTTTGGGAACTTGAGGTTCGGAACATGCCCCTTTTGGTAGCTATAGATGCCCATGGAAGATCGCTGTATAGAGAACCGTGA
- a CDS encoding SLC13 family permease yields the protein MNVKELIKREWFLFILVTIWLVLPFFGFSFKVLLSFIDWKSVLLIISLIMASKGIELSGAFTNLAIYIVHFSKGSFRRLYFLLVVSVLLSSPIIMNDTAMLVFIPLAVTLARIFPIDLSKLVIVLTISANVGSSLTPVGNPQNVIIWKFYQIPFLDFIRIMLPYMILWMLPLLAIVIPEKGRIEVVEIPMVAVNKRLFVLSTTLLGMNILLSKFNLEVYAFILTLFSYLALGREVLFAFDIFLALTFVFIFMDFGALSALLPVPKPKGFLQSFLLSLGLSQLVSNVPATVMLVGSLDPIPLLLGVNLGGNGIVIGSLANLIAVRIGNISMRDFHRYSIPYLIVAFILTVLYTAIFHGHL from the coding sequence GTGAACGTGAAAGAGCTAATAAAGAGAGAATGGTTTTTATTTATCTTGGTCACAATCTGGTTAGTTTTACCTTTCTTTGGCTTCTCATTTAAGGTTCTGCTCTCCTTTATTGACTGGAAGAGTGTTCTCTTGATAATTTCTCTTATAATGGCTTCAAAGGGGATAGAGCTTTCCGGTGCATTCACTAACTTAGCAATATATATAGTTCATTTTTCTAAAGGGTCATTTAGGAGGCTTTATTTCCTTCTTGTAGTCTCTGTGTTGCTTTCGTCTCCAATAATAATGAACGATACGGCGATGCTTGTCTTCATTCCATTGGCTGTTACATTGGCGAGAATTTTCCCAATTGATCTTAGCAAGCTTGTAATCGTTTTAACAATATCAGCTAATGTCGGCTCTTCTTTAACTCCCGTAGGAAACCCCCAGAATGTAATAATATGGAAGTTCTATCAAATCCCGTTCTTAGATTTTATTAGGATAATGCTCCCTTATATGATCCTTTGGATGCTTCCCTTACTTGCCATTGTAATACCTGAGAAGGGCAGGATTGAAGTTGTGGAGATACCCATGGTAGCGGTTAATAAGAGGCTGTTTGTTCTCTCCACAACCCTTCTTGGGATGAATATACTCCTATCTAAATTCAACCTTGAGGTTTATGCTTTCATATTAACGCTGTTCTCTTACCTGGCATTGGGCAGAGAGGTTTTGTTTGCATTTGACATCTTTTTGGCTCTGACTTTTGTCTTTATTTTTATGGACTTTGGAGCTCTCTCAGCTCTTCTCCCGGTTCCAAAGCCCAAAGGGTTCCTTCAATCCTTCTTACTTTCTCTCGGTCTTAGCCAGCTTGTGAGCAATGTTCCAGCGACTGTAATGCTGGTTGGTTCTCTTGATCCTATTCCCCTTCTTTTAGGAGTGAACCTTGGTGGTAATGGGATTGTGATAGGCTCTCTGGCGAATTTAATAGCTGTGAGGATCGGAAATATAAGCATGAGAGATTTTCATAGGTATTCAATTCCCTACCTTATCGTCGCTTTTATACTCACGGTTCTCTATACAGCGATCTTCCATGGGCATCTATAG
- a CDS encoding RNA-guided endonuclease TnpB family protein: MKRTVTVKLQPSKEQERILLELAQASAVIWNKLNYERLKQFKEFGVIDFATTEKEAYHAFKDWVGGSIVQQLARKNAEAWRSFFSLNRKKKSGELPEWFKLNPPKFIKGENGGKLFIIPLRNDQYRIEGNVLELRRLGKFGRLRIQFKGRVHFKGKQGRLEIQYDEVKRKWYAHVSFTVEEKLEGEEWIKLPRKPKGNLTAGIDLGINNLMAVYVENGESFLVNGRPLKAIAFYWRKRVADYQSKLNKSGTKTSRKLRKMHEKAKLQAKHYINTVVRQTVKRLYELGVSKIVIGYPKGISRNSERGEKQNFLLSHVWRFNYVIKRLKEVAEEYGIQVVLVDEAFTSQTCPLCGQRHSNGRIFRGLFKCHGEGVVMNADLVGAFNILKKVVRTITPSLPGLTAGRGNWPETRPEGLKARFELSFNEAPQTSPPIARG; the protein is encoded by the coding sequence ATGAAGCGGACAGTAACGGTAAAACTCCAGCCCTCAAAAGAGCAGGAAAGAATCCTACTCGAATTAGCTCAAGCATCAGCAGTAATCTGGAATAAGCTTAATTATGAGAGGTTAAAACAGTTCAAGGAGTTCGGCGTGATAGACTTTGCCACCACAGAAAAGGAGGCGTACCACGCCTTTAAGGACTGGGTTGGTGGCTCAATAGTCCAGCAGTTGGCGAGGAAGAATGCGGAGGCTTGGCGTTCATTCTTCTCACTCAATAGGAAGAAAAAGTCTGGGGAATTGCCTGAGTGGTTCAAGCTTAACCCTCCAAAATTCATCAAGGGAGAAAACGGTGGAAAGTTATTCATTATTCCCCTCAGGAATGACCAGTATCGGATTGAGGGGAACGTTCTGGAGCTGAGAAGACTCGGTAAATTCGGGAGGTTGAGAATCCAGTTCAAGGGGAGGGTTCACTTTAAGGGCAAGCAGGGGCGCTTGGAAATCCAGTATGACGAAGTTAAACGCAAATGGTATGCTCACGTTAGTTTCACCGTTGAGGAAAAACTCGAGGGCGAGGAGTGGATTAAACTTCCGAGGAAGCCAAAGGGAAACCTCACGGCTGGAATTGATTTAGGAATAAACAATCTGATGGCTGTTTATGTAGAGAATGGGGAAAGCTTCCTCGTGAATGGTCGCCCTCTGAAGGCAATAGCTTTTTACTGGCGGAAGAGGGTTGCCGATTACCAGTCAAAACTAAACAAGTCTGGGACTAAAACAAGTAGGAAGCTAAGGAAAATGCACGAGAAGGCGAAACTCCAAGCCAAACATTACATCAATACTGTGGTGAGACAGACTGTTAAGAGGCTCTACGAGCTCGGGGTTTCGAAGATTGTCATCGGATACCCCAAGGGCATCAGTAGAAACTCTGAAAGGGGTGAAAAACAGAATTTCCTCCTCTCCCACGTTTGGCGTTTTAACTATGTTATTAAACGCTTGAAGGAAGTGGCTGAGGAGTATGGTATTCAAGTTGTCTTAGTGGATGAGGCTTTCACTTCACAAACCTGCCCTCTCTGTGGCCAACGCCACTCGAATGGGAGAATCTTTAGGGGTTTGTTTAAGTGCCACGGGGAGGGCGTTGTAATGAATGCTGATTTAGTTGGTGCTTTTAACATTTTGAAGAAGGTTGTGAGGACGATAACCCCGAGCCTGCCGGGTTTAACGGCAGGTAGGGGTAATTGGCCGGAGACCCGGCCGGAGGGGCTGAAAGCTCGCTTTGAGTTGAGCTTTAATGAAGCCCCTCAAACCTCCCCACCCATAGCGAGGGGTTAA
- a CDS encoding glutamate--tRNA ligase: MDVERIALKYALINAIEHDGKANPKAVIGKILGENPELRPKAREIVPIVNEVVENVNRMSIDEQIKRLREIYPEYFEKKAEKREEKKGLPPLPKAEKGKVVTRFAPNPDGAFHLGNARAAILSYEYAKMYGGKFILRFDDTDPKVKRPEPIFYEMIIEDLKWLGIEPDEIVYASDRLEIYYTYAEKLIRMGKAYVCTCPPEKFRELRDKGIPCPHRDEPVEVQLERWKKMLNGEYKEGEAVVRIKTDLDHPNPAVRDWPALRIIDNPNHPRTGNKYRVWPLYNFASAIDDHELGVTHIFRGQEHAENETRQRYIYEYLGWEYPVTVHHGRLSIEGVILSKSKTRKGIEEGKYLGWDDPRLGTIRALRRRGILPEAIRELIIEVGLKKSDATISWDNLAAINRKLVDPVANRYFFVADPIPMYVENATEFEAKIPLHPDHPERGYRVLKFSPDKPIYVSKDDLNLLKPGGFVRLKDLFNVEVLEVTEDSIRAKFHSYEYEIAKENKWRMIHWVTEGRPCEVIVPQGDELIIRRGLLEKDANVKVDEIVQFERFGFVRIDKIEGEKVIAIFAHK, translated from the coding sequence ATGGATGTTGAGAGGATAGCACTGAAGTACGCATTGATAAATGCGATAGAGCACGATGGTAAAGCTAATCCAAAGGCAGTTATAGGTAAAATACTTGGTGAGAATCCAGAATTGAGACCAAAGGCAAGGGAGATAGTTCCAATAGTAAACGAGGTTGTTGAGAACGTTAATAGGATGAGCATAGATGAGCAGATTAAAAGGCTCAGAGAAATCTATCCTGAATATTTTGAAAAGAAGGCAGAGAAGAGAGAAGAAAAGAAGGGTCTTCCACCTCTTCCGAAGGCAGAAAAGGGTAAGGTCGTTACGCGCTTTGCACCGAACCCTGACGGTGCATTCCACTTAGGAAATGCAAGGGCAGCAATTTTAAGTTATGAATACGCTAAAATGTACGGTGGAAAATTCATCCTAAGGTTTGATGATACAGATCCAAAGGTGAAGAGACCCGAGCCAATCTTCTATGAAATGATAATAGAAGACCTTAAGTGGCTAGGTATAGAACCCGATGAGATAGTATATGCTAGTGATAGGCTGGAGATATACTATACCTACGCTGAGAAGCTTATAAGAATGGGAAAGGCTTATGTCTGCACCTGTCCGCCTGAGAAGTTCAGGGAACTTCGTGATAAGGGAATCCCCTGTCCGCACAGGGATGAACCAGTGGAAGTTCAGCTCGAAAGATGGAAGAAGATGCTAAACGGGGAGTACAAAGAAGGAGAGGCAGTGGTTAGAATAAAGACGGACTTAGATCATCCAAATCCAGCGGTTAGAGATTGGCCTGCCCTTAGGATAATAGACAATCCGAACCATCCAAGAACTGGAAATAAATACAGGGTGTGGCCCCTCTATAACTTTGCCTCTGCTATAGATGACCACGAACTAGGAGTCACCCACATATTCAGAGGACAAGAACATGCAGAGAATGAAACTAGACAACGGTATATTTACGAATACTTGGGTTGGGAGTACCCGGTAACGGTTCACCATGGAAGGTTAAGCATTGAGGGTGTTATTCTGAGCAAGTCAAAGACAAGGAAAGGAATAGAAGAAGGAAAATACCTTGGATGGGATGATCCAAGGCTTGGCACAATAAGGGCATTAAGAAGGAGAGGTATACTTCCCGAGGCCATAAGGGAGTTAATAATAGAAGTTGGCCTCAAGAAGAGCGACGCTACAATAAGCTGGGATAACTTAGCTGCAATAAATAGGAAACTTGTAGACCCCGTAGCAAATAGATACTTCTTTGTCGCGGATCCAATACCAATGTATGTAGAAAATGCCACCGAATTCGAAGCTAAGATCCCCCTTCATCCAGACCATCCAGAGAGGGGATATAGGGTTCTTAAATTCTCTCCAGATAAGCCAATATATGTTTCAAAGGATGATCTAAATCTTCTGAAGCCAGGAGGATTTGTTAGGCTTAAGGATCTCTTCAACGTTGAAGTGCTAGAAGTAACCGAAGATTCCATAAGGGCTAAGTTCCATAGCTATGAGTACGAGATAGCCAAAGAAAACAAGTGGAGAATGATTCACTGGGTTACAGAGGGAAGACCTTGTGAGGTTATAGTTCCACAGGGGGATGAGTTGATTATTAGGAGAGGCCTCTTGGAAAAAGATGCAAATGTCAAAGTTGATGAGATAGTACAGTTTGAAAGGTTTGGCTTTGTGAGAATTGACAAGATTGAAGGAGAAAAAGTCATTGCCATCTTCGCGCATAAGTAA
- a CDS encoding phosphoribosyltransferase family protein, translating to MNQLEAMKEKLKVIRMLRVLKKTYTYEELSKITGLPITVLNRYVRGKVLPSVERARELTEKLSPYINLEDEVKRRLKYDSFGFFDTMSVLSDTNLLALIAEEVALRYIKTGVSKVLTAATDGIPLAVHIANELGIDVVYAKKKKEVGVTKFYEVNYVPSASGSITTLYLPAWALKRGERVLIVDDVIRSGETQRALLELCRQADATPVGMFFLISVGDVIDKLREEYNIPVDALVRL from the coding sequence ATGAATCAACTCGAGGCCATGAAAGAAAAACTCAAGGTCATTAGAATGCTTAGAGTTCTAAAGAAAACCTATACATACGAGGAGCTTTCAAAAATCACTGGTCTCCCAATTACAGTTCTCAACAGATACGTAAGGGGAAAAGTTTTACCAAGTGTTGAGAGGGCGAGAGAACTTACCGAAAAGCTTTCTCCGTACATAAACCTCGAGGATGAAGTAAAGAGGAGGCTAAAGTATGACTCATTTGGGTTCTTTGACACTATGAGCGTTTTGAGTGACACAAATCTCCTTGCTCTTATAGCTGAAGAAGTTGCCTTGAGATACATAAAAACGGGTGTAAGTAAGGTTCTAACGGCCGCAACTGATGGAATTCCCCTAGCAGTTCATATTGCCAATGAGCTTGGAATAGACGTTGTATACGCAAAGAAGAAAAAAGAAGTTGGGGTTACAAAGTTTTACGAGGTCAACTATGTTCCGAGTGCCTCGGGAAGTATAACCACGCTGTATTTACCTGCATGGGCATTAAAGAGAGGGGAGAGAGTTCTGATAGTGGATGACGTCATAAGAAGTGGGGAGACTCAGAGAGCATTGCTAGAACTTTGTAGACAGGCGGATGCAACTCCCGTTGGGATGTTCTTCCTCATAAGCGTTGGGGATGTAATTGACAAACTCAGGGAGGAGTATAACATTCCAGTAGATGCACTTGTTAGGCTCTAA
- a CDS encoding Lrp/AsnC family transcriptional regulator, translating to MELDDLDRKILSILLRDSRTSYREIAKELNVAVGTIYNRIKKLEDSGIIQGFTVKLNYEVIGYELTTIIGIKAQGKKIREIERIIAKDKHVTCVYDVTGEYDIIVVAKFRNREDMNRFVKSVLSIDGVEKTNTHVALEIVKEDFRLEP from the coding sequence ATGGAGCTAGACGATTTGGACAGGAAAATACTCAGCATTTTACTAAGGGACTCAAGAACGTCGTATAGAGAAATAGCCAAGGAATTAAATGTAGCTGTTGGAACGATTTACAATAGAATAAAGAAGCTTGAAGATTCGGGAATTATCCAGGGTTTTACTGTAAAGCTAAACTATGAGGTCATAGGTTACGAATTAACAACGATAATAGGAATAAAAGCCCAAGGAAAGAAAATTAGGGAAATAGAGAGAATAATAGCGAAAGATAAACACGTAACTTGTGTGTATGATGTAACTGGAGAGTATGACATAATAGTCGTTGCAAAATTTAGGAATAGGGAAGATATGAACAGATTCGTAAAGAGTGTTTTAAGTATAGATGGCGTTGAAAAAACAAACACTCATGTTGCGCTGGAAATAGTAAAGGAAGATTTTAGACTCGAGCCTTAG